The following are from one region of the Magallana gigas chromosome 4, xbMagGiga1.1, whole genome shotgun sequence genome:
- the LOC105324728 gene encoding LOW QUALITY PROTEIN: cytochrome P450 2D20 (The sequence of the model RefSeq protein was modified relative to this genomic sequence to represent the inferred CDS: inserted 1 base in 1 codon), with protein sequence MLREVYVVNGDAKSDRLQNYLMKELSENAGVVATSGPIWRELRNFCLRTLRDLGYNKHFIGNRVQEEIPHVLDEIDRYIGQHFDIKSLTRMNISNIVFSIVYGKRYDYQDXEFITFIANMNTLFEKGSSTGAINFFPFLRFLPGDLFGVKKLKECYQIEVEFNKQRIKDYEKTQVYHHISEMFAAGTDTTATALRWALLYLIHYPGVQDKMASEIMQVTDGTRLPVIADKVNMPYSTAVVTEVLRMGNVAPLSLPHVTSQDITVAGYSIPKDTTLILSSFTHDAEMFPNPHKFDPGRYINSEGFLTGQEKVLAFSLGKRSCLGESLAIMELLLFLTSLVQRYKFFMKDSSNPPSLKGIFGLTYSTKPYQLVASKRD encoded by the exons ATGCTTAGAGAGGTTTATGTTGTCAATGGTGACGCCAAATCCGATCGTCTGCAAAATTACCTGATGAAGGAACTGTCAGAAAACGcgg GGGTGGTAGCTACTTCAGGTCCAATATGGAGGGAACTACGGAACTTCTGTCTCCGAACACTTCGAGATCTTGGATACAACAAACACTTTATTGGCAATCGTGTTCAGGAGGAAATCCCACACGTTCTTGATGAAATTGACCGTTATATTGGACAGCATTTTGACATCAAATCTTTGACCCGAATGAACATCTCTAACATCGTTTTTTCCATAGTGTACGGCAAGCGTTATGATTATCAAG CCGAGTTCATCACATTTATCGCCAACATGAACACTCTATTTGAAAAAGGCAGCTCTACTGGAGCCATTAATTTCTTTCCGTTTCTTCGCTTTCTGCCAGGAGACTTGTTTGGTGTTAAGAAGTTGAAAGAATGCTATCAAATTGAGGTAGAGTTCAATAAGCAGAGGATCAAAGATTACGAAA AAACTCAAGTGTACCACCACATTAGTGAGATGTTCGCCGCAGGCACCGACACAACAGCTACCGCACTCCGATGGGCCCTGCTATACCTCATTCATTACCCTGGGGTTCAAGACAAAATGGCATCAGAAATAATGCAAGTTACGGATGGTACACGACTTCCGGTCATTGCAGACAAAGTCAATATGCCATACTCTACTGCAGTGGTAACTGAGGTTTTGCGCATGGGCAATGTAGCTCCGCTTAGCCTGCCTCACGTGACCTCTCAAGATATCACAGTGGCAGGATATTCCATACCTAAAGATACCACACTGATTCTATCCTCATTCACTCATGATGCTGAAATGTTTCCGAATCCTCATAAATTTGACCCGGGGAGATATATTAATTCAGAGGGGTTCTTGACAGGTCAGGAAAAGGTCCTGGCATTCTCTTTAG GTAAAAGATCCTGTTTGGGTGAATCATTAGCGATTATGGAGCTTTTACTTTTTCTTACTTCTCTTGTTCAGCGGTACAAATTTTTCATGAAGGACTCATCCAATCCGCCATCTTTGAAAGGGATTTTCGGTTTAACTTATTCTACAAAACCCTATCAACTGGTTGCAAGCAAGCGAGATTGA